From the Brassica napus cultivar Da-Ae chromosome A8, Da-Ae, whole genome shotgun sequence genome, one window contains:
- the LOC106361977 gene encoding isochorismate synthase 2, chloroplastic: MNGCEASHKAPLGTVETRSLSTVTSLAAATEGLISAVSNLKSEPPPFSSGIVRLQVPVDQQIGALDWLHAQNDALPRSFFSRRSDSGRPELLQDLASENMNGICDANPVSVAGLGSAVFFRDHDPFSHDHWRSIRRFLSPNSPLIRAYGGLRFDPNGKAGVEWEQFGSFYFTVPQVEFVEFEGNSMLAATFAWEDELSWTLQNAIEALQKTLLEVSSVIVRLRRESLGVSVVSKNHVPSKGDYYPSVNSALEIIKEKYSPLSKVVLARSSRIITDTDIDPIAWLARLQCEGKDAYQFCLQPPGAPAFIGNTPERLFYRKHLGVWSEALAATRPRGDSEVSDLEIERDLLTSPKDDLEFSIVRENIREKLSAICDRVIVKPQKTVRKLARIQHLYSQLAGQLRREDDEFDILNALHPTPAVCGCPVDEARLLIKQIESFDRGMYAGPVGFFGGGESEFSVGIRSALVQKGLGALVYAGTGIVSGSDPSSEWNELELKISQFTKTLEHEPALQPIN, from the exons ATGAACGGGTGTGAGGCTAGCCATAAAGCGCCACTTGGCACGGTAGAGACGAGATCTCTATCAACGGTTACGTCACTAGCGGCAGCCACGGAGGGTTTGATATCCGCCGTCTCTAACCTTAAGTCCGAACCTCCTCCGTTCTCCTCCGGTATTGTCCGATTGCAG GTGCCGGTTGACCAGCAAATCGGGGCACTCGACTGGCTTCATGCACAGAATGATGCTCTTCCTCGCAGTTTCTTCTCTCGGCGCAGCGACTCTGGCCGTCCAGAGCTTCTCCAGGACTTGGCTAGCGAGAATATGAATGGAATATGTGATGCTAACCCGGTCAGTGTTGCTGGACTCGGGTCTGCTGTATTTTTTCGTGATCATGACCCATTCTCTCATGATCACTGGAGATCTATCCGAAG GTTTCTGTCTCCGAACTCTCCTCTGATTCGTGCCTACGGTGGACTTCGGTTTGATCCCAACGGGAAAGCTGGTGTTGAATGGGAACAGTTTGGCTCCTTTTACTTTACAGTGCCGCAG GTAGAGTTTGTTGAGTTTGAGGGAAACTCGATGCTGGCTGCAACTTTTGCTTGGGAGGATGAGCTCTCATGGACGCTGCAAAATGCCATTGAAGCTCTTCAGAAGACTTTGCTTGAGGTTTCTTCTGTAATAGTAAGATTAAGGCGAGAATCATTAGGAGTTTCTGTTGTTAGTAAGAACCATGTTCCTAGTAAAGGAGACTATTACCCTTCTGTAAATAGTGCTCTGGAGATCATTAAGGAAAAATATTCGCCACTAAGCAAG GTTGTGCTTGCACGGAGCAGCAGAATCATTACAGATACAGACATTGATCCTATTGCTTGGCTAGCACGGTTGCAG TGTGAAGGAAAAGATGCGTACCAGTTCTGTCTTCAGCCACCAGGTGCACCAGCATTCATAGGTAACACG CCCGAGAGACTCTTCTATAGGAAACATCTAGGTGTCTGGAGTGAGGCTTTGGCTGCAACCAGGCCTAGAGGTGATTCAGAGGTTTCTGATTTGGAGATAGAGCGTGACTTACTAACCAG TCCCAAAGACGATCTTGAATTCTCCATTGTGCGAGAGAATATAAGAGAAAAACTTAGT GCCATATGTGACAGAGTAATTGTGAAGCCCCAAAAAACAGTGAGAAAGCTTGCAAGAATACAACATTTATATTCTCAGTTGGCTGGTCAGCTTAGAAGAGAAGATGACGAG TTTGACATCTTAAATGCTTTGCATCCCACGCCAGCTGTCTGTGGATGCCCAGTAGATGAAGCAAGACTTTTGATTAAGCAGATTG aGTCATTTGATAGAGGAATGTATGCTGGACCTGTTGGGTTCTTTGGTGGTGGAGAGAGTGAATTTTCTGTAGGCATAAGATCTGCTTTAGTCCAAAAG GGTCTTGGAGCATTGGTCTATGCTGGAACAGGAATAGTTTCAGGAAGCGATCCATCCTCAGAGTGGAACGAGCTTGAGCTTAAAATCTCTCAG TTCACTAAAACACTTGAACATGAGCCAGCTTTGCAGCCGATCAACTAA
- the LOC106361976 gene encoding probable WRKY transcription factor 61, translated as MQTFQKAKEYQRRIMEKEEFLGSGHGREERNEEMRKLDSDQEHDHIIRSKLDSIKVEMEEAKEENRRLKSSLSRTKKEFEILQTQYNQLMVIIHEDPNKFSPKGYNQHKEEDEEDKERTSDREDLVLLSLGRRLKSPVPSGSMTNKEEKMKDFMKETDDDKRINEQGLSMGFEYKDLSNPSEKLEVDHNQEKTSLEVSNSNKIQSENSFGFKNDGDEHEDKEEPLPQNIAKKTRVSVRARCETPTMNDGCQWRKYGQKIAKGNPCPRAYYRCTIAPSCPVRKQVQRCSEDLSILISTYEGTHSHPLPMSATAMASATSAAASMLLSGASSSSSAADLHGINFSISSNSITPKPLLQTSSGHPTVTLDLTTTSSSQQPFLSMLNRFSVPPSNVPRSNSYPSTNLSFSNNTNTLMNWGGGSNRNEQYRAPYGNISTHQQSPFQHMIQTRAAGLSFDTFGRSSSSSPHPTQNSLDNVNFKNITHDQVQSLPAETIKAITTDPNFQSALATALSSIIGGDLKIDNVTRSEAEKSP; from the exons ATGCAGACCTTTCAAAAAGCTAAAGAATATCAAAGGAGAATAATGGAGAAGGAAGAGTTCTTGGGGAGTGGTcatggaagagaagaaagaaacgagGAGATGAGAAAACTTGATTCTGATCAAGAACACGACCATATTATTAGATCCAAG TTGGACTCAATTAAAGTCGAAATGGAGGAGGCTAAAGAGGAAAACCGAAGGTTAAAATCATCATTGAGTAGGACAAAAAAGGAGTTTGAGATCCTTCAAACACAATACAACCAATTAATGGTAATAATACATGAAGACCCGAATAAGTTCTCACCAAAAGGCTATAATCAacacaaagaagaagatgaagaagacaaagaaagaACTAGCGACCGTGAAGATCTTGTCTTGTTGAGCCTAGGTAGACGGTTAAAATCACCGGTTCCAAGTGGCTCAATGACaaataaagaagagaaaatgaaagactTCATGAAGGAAACCGATGATGACAAAAGAATTAATGAACAAGGGTTAAGTATGGGATTTGAATACAAAGATTTGAGTAATCCTAGTGAGAAGTTAGAGGTTGACCATAATCAAGAAAAGACGTCCTTGGAGGTTAGTAACAGTAATAAGATCCAATCAGAGAATAGTTTTGGGTTTAAGAATGATGGAGATGAGCATGAAGATAAAGAAGAGCCATTGCCTCAAAACATTGCTAAGAAAACTAGGGTTTCTGTGAGAGCAAGATGTGAGACACCGACG ATGAACGATGGATGTCAGTGGAGGAAATATGGCCAGAAAATAGCTAAAGGGAATCCATGTCCTCGAGCTTACTATCGTTGTACCATTGCACCTTCTTGTCCCGTAAGAAAACAG GTGCAAAGATGTTCAGAAGATCTGTCTATACTTATCTCAACTTACGAAGGAACACACAGCCATCCACTTCCCATGTCAGCAACCGCCATGGCCTCTGCCACTTCCGCCGCAGCCTCCATGCTCCTCTCCggagcctcctcctcctcctccgcagCCGATCTTCATGGCATTAACTTCTCTATCTCCAGCAatagcatcactccaaaaccacTCCTCCAAACTTCTTCAGGCCATCCCACCGTCACTCTCGACCTCACAACCACCTCCTCGTCCCAACAACCATTCTTATCAATGCTCAATAGGTTCAGTGTTCCTCCTAGTAACGTCCCAAGATCTAATAGTTACCCTTCAACCAATCTCAGCTTTTCAAACAACACCAACACTTTGATGAATTGGGGTGGTGGTAGTAACCGCAATGAGCAATACCGTGCACCTTACGGCAACATTAGCACCCATCAACAATCACCTTTCCAACATATGATTCAAACCCGAGCCGCCGGATTATCATTTGACACATTTGGAAGATCTTCCTCATCGTCTCCACATCCCACACAAAACAGTCTAGACAACGTCAATTTCAAGAATATTACTCATGATCAAGTGCAATCTTTACCGGCGGAAACAATCAAGGCCATCACGACAGATCCAAATTTTCAATCGGCCTTGGCGACTGCTTTATCTTCCATCATAGGCGGCGACCTAAAGATAGATAATGTGACTAGAAGTGAAGCCGAGAAGAGCCCTTAA